A stretch of Coccidioides posadasii str. Silveira chromosome 2, complete sequence DNA encodes these proteins:
- a CDS encoding uncharacterized protein (EggNog:ENOG410PWT3~COG:S), giving the protein MRGQHSRAFFFHECYTDPPNLAIGLTQLDLDSDKDVRIREYADPVTGSSLNLHIETWDDSILYSGSAIWFGADSNTDEFPTGSYNTLNDDKLDSLNVKSHSKEVKFRNQFEEMPTLVA; this is encoded by the coding sequence ATGCGCGGACAGCACTCCCGGGCATTCTTCTTTCACGAATGCTACACGGATCCGCCAAATCTGGCTATCGGGCTAACTCAACTCGATCTGGATAGTGACAAGGATGTCCGAATCCGGGAATATGCTGACCCAGTAACGGGGAGCAGTCTGAATCTCCACATCGAGACCTGGGATGATAGTATCCTCTACTCGGGCAGTGCGATCTGGTTTGGAGCCGATTCAAACACTGATGAATTCCCGACAGGCTCGTATAATACACTGAATGATGATAAGTTGGATTCTCTGAACGTCAAGTCTCACAGCAAAGAAGTGAAATTCCGGAACCAATTTGAGGAGATGCCAACTTTAGTTGCCTAG
- the FCF1 gene encoding rRNA-processing protein fcf1 (BUSCO:410986at4751~EggNog:ENOG410PKAF~COG:S~BUSCO:13587at33183) encodes MGVQRKTRKFGQVKRAISLRDSRLKQNQAKEEAKTKKPSQDEVIREIPQVSSALFFQYNTALAPPYSVLVDTNFLSHTVQHKLELIPTMMDCLYAKCIPVITDCVLAELEKLGQKYRLALRIAKDPRFERVKCDHKGTYADDCIVDRVIKHRIYIVATNDRDLKRRIRKIPGVPIMSVARAKYVIERLPDAPEK; translated from the exons ATGGGAGTGCAGAGAAAGACCCGAAAGTTTGGCCAG GTCAAACGTGCCATTTCACTTCGTGATAGCCGACT AAAACAAAATCAGGCGAAGGAGGAAGCGAAAACCAAAAAGCCCTCCCAGGATGAAGTTATCCGCGAAAT CCCTCAGGTCTCTTCagccctcttcttccagtATAACACCGCTCTCGCGCCTCCATATTCCGTCCTAGTAGATACCAACTTCCTTTCCCATACCGTTCAACACAAACTCGAACTCATACCGACCATGATGGACTGTCTCTATGCAAAATGCATCCCTGTCATCACTGACTGCGTTTTGGCTGAACTTGAGAAACTGGGACAGAAATACCGCCTAGCTCTGAGAATTGCCAAGGACCCGAGGTTCGAAAGAGTTAAATGCGATCACAAGGGGACATACGCGGATGACTGTATCGTCGATCGGGTTATCAAACATAGGATCTATATCGTGGCTACGAACGATCGCGACCTGAAAAGAAGGATTAG AAAAATTCCGGGTGTTCCCATAATGAGCGTTGCCAGAGCAAAATACGTCATTGAAAGGCTTCCTGATGCTCCTGAGAAGTGA
- a CDS encoding uncharacterized protein (EggNog:ENOG410Q57A), with the protein MGLFEPPFILHVLRREDPNALDDKFTPYPNLAADINDVSIRLSHPAQLYEWNGCSSDERNAISEAYRDFDHLANQPDVFADIDWNHQAAKDFWGPVKGDGKVSDKRKEEIQGAFKSMGRIHRNWWSWEPLSIPGPKCPSGSKSVPFLPIQRTNLKYQLTIGQVGCSGNAGSNDPENICGTRTPKQSVQVDQTAQRAASFSMEKIEDCLHGAMQRGLHATSEGKFKSKGLQDNLENWDNRGRVFFHEAVHMASLMYPQDKTPSVEDAEIKFKEADSYAFFALAKYVEKQIDRYPTPGSKKVESEPQIAGQTAKDSDGKRARYVPLHTRGGDDGLLGDKELEYKDQHIKEFSIPACPDF; encoded by the exons ATGGGTTTATTCGAACCCCCCTTTATTTT GCATGTCCTACGCCGCGAAGACCCCAACGCCTTGGACGATAAATTTACGCCTTATCCAAATCTGGCCGCTGATATCAACGATGTTTCTATCAGACTATCACATCCAGCCCAGCTCTATGAGTGGAACGGCTGCAGCTCGGATGAACGAAACGCTATTAGTGAAGCATATCGTGATTTCGACCATTTGGCCAACCAACCAGATGTGTTCGCTGATATCGATTGGAACCATCAGGCCGCCAAAGACTTTTGGGGTCCGGTCAAGGGAGATGGAAAAGTGTCCGACAAACGAAAGGAAGAAATCCAAG GGGCTTTCAAATCCATGGGGCGGATCCATAGGAACTGGTGGTCATGGGAGCCGCTATCAATCCCGGGGCCTAAGTGTCCCTCTGGATCAAAGTCTGTTCCATTCCTCCCCATTCAAAGAACAAATTTGAAATACCAGCTAACTATTGGGCAGGTTGGTTGTAGCGGTAATGCCGGCAGCAATGACCCAGAAAATATTTGTGGGACAAGGACGCCAAAACAGAGTGTCCAAGTCGACCAGACGGCTCAAAGGGCAGCCAGCTTCTCCATGGAGAAGATAGAAGACTGTTTGCATGGAGCGATGCAGAGGGGACTTCA TGCTACTTCGGAGGGGAAATTCAAGTCGAAGGGGCTTCAGGATAATCTCGAAAATTGGGATAATAGGGGTCGGGTGTTTTTCCACGAAGCTGTCCATATGGCCAGTTTGATGTACCCACAAGACAAAACTCCAAGCGTGGAAGATGCTGAAATCAAATTCAAGGAAG CCGATTCATACGCCTTCTTTGCGCTCGCAAAATATGTAGAGAAGCAAATAGACCG TTATCCTACACCAGGCTCCAAAAAGGTAGAATCCGAACCCCAAATAGCCGGGCAGACCGCCAAGGATAGCGATGGCAAGAGGGCCAGATATGTCCCTCTCCATACACGGGGAGGCGACGATGGCTTGCTAGGCGATAAGGAGCTCGAATACAAGGATCAGCACATAAAAGAATTCTCCATCCCAGCATGTCCCGACTTTTAG